GCAGGTGCTCAGGCAGCGGCCGGGCGCGGGGCAACAGTGTTTTGAACACCACATTGGTCACGGCCGATGCCACCCCCTGGGCGATAAGCCCGTGGAGCGCGGCCCGCCGCGGCTTGCCGGGGAAAGCGGACATGACAGCGGCAACGGCGAACCACAGTTTGCCGTCGTTGGCTGACCTGGAAAGCCGGCGGAAGTAGGTATCGTGATGCCCGGCGGGGAACCGGGAAACGGCGCGCACCAGCGCCCGGTCCAGGACGGATACCCGCCCGGGACCCTTTCTCAGCACGCTTCGCATTTCCCCACCCTACCGCCGGGTGCCCACCCGCCCCCGGCTAGGATGAAGCCATGATCCGCGTGCTGAGTCCCCGGCGGTTTTCACCCGGCAGAACCGTCGCTGCGTGTACGGTGCTGCTCACCCTGGTGGTGGTGCTCGTTGGCTCACTGCTGGCTGACGTCGCCGACCCCGCCTTTCAGGGTCTCGACGACGGCTGGTACTCGCTGATGGCGACCAGCCACAGCCCGTTCTGGGATTCGGTCAACGGCCTCCTGAATCTTGCGGGATACCAGGGCATCCTCGTCCTGCACGTCCTCCTCGCCGCGGCTCTGCTCGTCCGGAGGAGACCGCAGGCGGCCATATTCACCGCCGTTGCCGGCGCCGTCGTCATCCTTCTTACCCAGCTGCTCAAGGCCGGGATCCTCCGGGCGCACCCGGACACGCCGGTTGTGCTCACGGATACGGGCTCTTACCCGTCGGGTCATGTGGCCACCACCGCCGCGTTCCTGCTGGTGCTGGCCATTCTTGCGGGGCGCGCGTGGGTGTGGGCGCTGGCCGTGCTCGGCAGCATCACCATGATGGTCAGCCGGACCTACCTGCAGGCTCAGTGGCTCATGGATACCGCGGGCGGCCTGTGCCTCGCCGCAGCAGTGGTGCCGCTGCTCTGGCTGGCTTACCAGAACATATGCATCCAGGAGAATATTGACTCGGGGCGGCTGCTTACCTGGAAGGCAAGGGCTTCGCGGCGCCGGCGAGCAGCAGAGCAATGAGGATCGGCACCCCGATAGCCAGCAGTGCCAGGTGGATTCCCGTGAGGTCGCCCAGATAGCCCAGCAGCGGAGGGCCGGCCAGGAAGGCGATGTACCCCAGGGTGGACACCACGGAAACCCGTACGGCGGCATGCTTCGGGTCATCCGCGGCGGCGGACATGCCCATGGGGAACGCCAATGCCGCCCCGACGCCCCACAACGCAGCACCCGCCGCGGCCAGCCAGATATTGCCCGCAAGCACAAAGAGTCCCAGCCCTGCAGCGGCGGCGGCCATGCTTGCCCGCAGCACGGCCACGCGGCCGTACTTGTCGATGAACGTCCCGCCAAAGAATCGCATGGCTGTCATTGCCAGAACGAAGAGGGCAAACATCAGGGCACCGGTGGACTCGGAAGAGCCCAGGCCGTCCACCGAAGCCTTGGCGATCCAGTCGTTGCCGGCACCTTCGGTGAGTGTTGCGCCGAGAACCACCACGCCGATCAGCAGCGTGCGGCCGTCGCGCCAGGCTGACGGTCCCCTGGCAGGTTTCGCTTCACCGGCAACAGGTGCAACCGCGGCGGTGTGGGGCAGGAAATAGCGCGGGATGGCAAACGTCAGCACCGCCACGAGCGCGGCAATCACCAGCAGGTGCTCGGGCAGGCCAATGCCAGCGTTGGAAAGCCCGGCCCCGATCAGCGCCCCCAGAAATGCCCCGCCGCTGAATGCCGCATGGAACTTGGGCATGATGGTCCGCATCAGGCGGTGTTCGACGTCGGCTCCTTCAATGTTCTGCGAAACGTCCCACAGCCCGATCGCGATCCCGAAGAAGAACAGGGCCACGGCCGTCCCCGGGACGGATCCGGCCATCAAGGACAGCGCAATGCCCACCCCCGCCAGTGCAGCCACCAGACCACTGGCCCGCACCGTGTTGGCCGTCCCGATCCTCCCCACCACAAGTCCCGCCGTGGGGAGCGCAATGAGCGAGCCCACCGCCGTGCACAGCAGCAAGGAGCCCATCTGCCCTGAGGTCAGGTGCAGGATCTCGGTCACCGCCGGAATCCTGGCCGCCCAGCTCGCGAACACCAGGCCGTTGGCGCCGAAAATCACAAACGTGGCAATGGCGGCGGCCTTGAGGCTGGGGCTGGTTATTGTGCTGCTCATACGTTCACTACTTCCACCGAGTGTTTTTCAAGTTGTGCGAGTTCTTCCGGGCTGAGGAATTTTTCCGTGACGATCACGTCAACGGCATCCAGGGCCGCGACGAGCGCCACAGCGCTGGCATTCCACTTGGAGCCGGCGCAGGCGACGATCACGCGACCCGCGGATTGCAGGCCCGCGCGTTTCACGGCCGCGTCCTCGAGGTCATGGGCCAGCAGTCCGTCCTTCAGATTCAGTGCGCAGGGCGTGACTACTGCCGTATCAAAGCGCAGCGATCGGATGTTCGCCTCGGCCAGCGGCCCGCGGAAGGACAGCTCACCCGGGATGAGGCTACCTCCCGGCATCAGCAGGGCAGGGCGGTAGCCAGCTGGCTGATCATCCGCCGTCAGAACGTTGATGGCCCGCAGCGACATCGGCATCAGGGTCAAATCGCGTTGCAGCAGCTTCCGGGCGATCTCAGTGGCTGTGGTCCCGCTGTCCAGCCAGACGTGCTCACGGTCCCGCAGGAGCTTCGCAACGCCGGCAGCAATGCGGACCTTGACGCGGTGGTCTTCAAGCTCGCGCTGCCCGTAGCCCGGGTTTTCGCCACGCCCAACGAGAC
This genomic interval from Micrococcaceae bacterium Sec5.7 contains the following:
- a CDS encoding MFS transporter, with the translated sequence MSSTITSPSLKAAAIATFVIFGANGLVFASWAARIPAVTEILHLTSGQMGSLLLCTAVGSLIALPTAGLVVGRIGTANTVRASGLVAALAGVGIALSLMAGSVPGTAVALFFFGIAIGLWDVSQNIEGADVEHRLMRTIMPKFHAAFSGGAFLGALIGAGLSNAGIGLPEHLLVIAALVAVLTFAIPRYFLPHTAAVAPVAGEAKPARGPSAWRDGRTLLIGVVVLGATLTEGAGNDWIAKASVDGLGSSESTGALMFALFVLAMTAMRFFGGTFIDKYGRVAVLRASMAAAAAGLGLFVLAGNIWLAAAGAALWGVGAALAFPMGMSAAADDPKHAAVRVSVVSTLGYIAFLAGPPLLGYLGDLTGIHLALLAIGVPILIALLLAGAAKPLPSR
- a CDS encoding DeoR/GlpR family DNA-binding transcription regulator: MKTEERHLFIGGLLRRRDEVTVEELMAACGASGATIRRDLEVLSAHGVLRRVHGGAKSLVGRGENPGYGQRELEDHRVKVRIAAGVAKLLRDREHVWLDSGTTATEIARKLLQRDLTLMPMSLRAINVLTADDQPAGYRPALLMPGGSLIPGELSFRGPLAEANIRSLRFDTAVVTPCALNLKDGLLAHDLEDAAVKRAGLQSAGRVIVACAGSKWNASAVALVAALDAVDVIVTEKFLSPEELAQLEKHSVEVVNV
- a CDS encoding phosphatase PAP2 family protein, which translates into the protein MIRVLSPRRFSPGRTVAACTVLLTLVVVLVGSLLADVADPAFQGLDDGWYSLMATSHSPFWDSVNGLLNLAGYQGILVLHVLLAAALLVRRRPQAAIFTAVAGAVVILLTQLLKAGILRAHPDTPVVLTDTGSYPSGHVATTAAFLLVLAILAGRAWVWALAVLGSITMMVSRTYLQAQWLMDTAGGLCLAAAVVPLLWLAYQNICIQENIDSGRLLTWKARASRRRRAAEQ